From a region of the Thermus caldilimi genome:
- the ychF gene encoding redox-regulated ATPase YchF yields MLAVGIVGLPNVGKSTLFNALTRAQALAANYPFATIDKNVGVVSLEDERLYALQEVFAKGDRRPPVVPTHVEFVDIAGLVKGAHKGEGLGNQFLAHIREVAAIAHVLRCFPDPDVVHVMGRVDPLEDAEVVETELLLADLATWERRLERLRKEARANRDLIPTLEVAEALYAHLQGGKPARTFLLNREQGEDAELRRLLKETPLLTAKPVIYVANVGEEDLPEGEGNPHVGVVREKAKAEGAEVVVVSARLEAELAELSPEEAQELLAAYGLRESGLQRLAQAGYRALGLITFFTAGEKEVRAWTVRRGTKAPEAAGEIHSDMEKGFIRAEVIPWERLVEAGGWARAKERGWVRLEGKEYEVQDGDVLYVLFNV; encoded by the coding sequence ATGCTGGCTGTGGGAATCGTCGGTCTACCCAATGTGGGCAAGTCCACCCTCTTTAACGCCCTAACCCGGGCGCAGGCCTTGGCGGCCAACTACCCTTTCGCCACCATCGACAAGAACGTGGGCGTGGTATCCCTGGAGGACGAAAGGCTTTACGCCTTGCAGGAGGTCTTTGCCAAGGGGGATCGGAGGCCTCCGGTTGTCCCCACCCATGTGGAGTTTGTGGACATCGCGGGCCTGGTCAAGGGAGCCCACAAGGGAGAAGGCCTTGGCAACCAGTTTCTGGCCCACATCCGCGAGGTGGCGGCCATCGCCCACGTGCTCCGGTGCTTTCCCGATCCCGATGTGGTGCACGTGATGGGCCGGGTGGATCCCCTGGAAGATGCCGAGGTGGTGGAAACCGAGCTCCTCCTGGCCGATCTCGCCACCTGGGAAAGGCGGCTTGAGCGGCTTAGGAAGGAAGCTAGGGCCAACCGGGATCTGATTCCCACCCTCGAGGTGGCGGAGGCCCTTTACGCCCACTTGCAAGGGGGGAAGCCCGCCCGCACCTTCCTCTTAAACCGAGAGCAAGGAGAGGATGCCGAGCTTCGCCGCCTGCTTAAGGAAACCCCCCTCCTCACCGCCAAGCCGGTGATCTACGTGGCCAACGTGGGTGAGGAGGACCTACCGGAGGGGGAAGGTAACCCCCACGTGGGGGTGGTGCGGGAAAAGGCCAAGGCCGAGGGGGCAGAGGTGGTGGTGGTTTCCGCCCGGCTCGAGGCGGAGCTGGCCGAGCTTTCCCCAGAGGAGGCACAGGAACTTCTCGCCGCCTATGGCTTGAGGGAGAGCGGCCTCCAGCGCCTGGCCCAGGCGGGGTACAGGGCCCTTGGCCTTATCACCTTCTTTACCGCAGGGGAGAAGGAGGTACGGGCCTGGACGGTGCGCCGGGGAACCAAGGCCCCGGAGGCAGCGGGGGAGATCCACTCCGACATGGAGAAGGGGTTCATCCGGGCTGAGGTCATCCCCTGGGAAAGGCTGGTGGAGGCTGGGGGATGGGCTAGGGCCAAGGAAAGGGGTTGGGTGCGCCTCGAGGGCAAGGAGTACGAGGTCCAGGATGGGGATGTCCTCTACGTTCTCTTTAACGTATGA
- a CDS encoding low molecular weight protein-tyrosine-phosphatase has product MDRPLGVLFVCLGNICRSPLAEGAFRKLIRERGLEARFEVDSAGTGAWHTGEPMDPRARKVLEREGAYFPHVARQMTREDARRYDHILVMDRENLAEVQRRFPEARGKVRLFLDYLSGGEVPDPYHGDLADCQEVYWMVEAAARAFLDQLLGEDGPRETP; this is encoded by the coding sequence ATGGATCGCCCTTTAGGGGTGCTCTTCGTCTGCCTGGGGAATATCTGCCGAAGTCCCCTGGCGGAAGGGGCTTTCCGCAAGCTCATCCGGGAGCGGGGCCTCGAGGCCCGGTTTGAGGTGGATTCCGCCGGCACGGGGGCCTGGCACACCGGGGAGCCCATGGATCCCAGGGCCCGCAAGGTGCTGGAGCGGGAGGGGGCCTACTTCCCCCATGTGGCCCGGCAAATGACCCGAGAGGATGCCCGGCGTTACGACCACATCCTGGTGATGGACCGGGAGAACCTGGCGGAGGTGCAAAGGCGCTTCCCCGAGGCCAGGGGAAAGGTGCGCCTTTTCCTGGACTACCTGAGCGGGGGAGAGGTGCCGGACCCGTACCATGGGGACCTTGCGGACTGCCAGGAGGTTTACTGGATGGTGGAGGCTGCCGCCAGGGCTTTCCTGGACCAGCTTTTGGGGGAGGATGGACCCCGGGAAACTCCTTGA
- a CDS encoding phospholipase D-like domain-containing protein encodes MGTKRRREKPTLAGLPGYLLLLVILLLWLFQELRPGFPPQAEAGGVEVYFMPQEGEAAKARLIALMDGAKESLDGAFYEFRDLEIAKALLRAKERGVRVRLYGESDYRNDFRRYLVGGALGQQGETPRVPQAALRERIRPLSLDCEEIVGIPVCFDEREGFMHHKFLVVDGQAVWTGSTNMTWNAFARNNENSLLLPSSTLAQGYAQEFTALFEGIKEGLGKPVAFHLSPEKGIPAEGTAYFSPKGGALGREAILERLRASRTEILVAAFVLTDREVVEALVQAQRRGVGVQVLLEARNLGDSREDDLLRAGVAVRKDGNPYTLHHKVMVIDGTFVITGSYNFTARAWQVNNENLLILQSPALAERYREEILRLWREGQPL; translated from the coding sequence ATGGGTACTAAAAGGCGGCGGGAAAAGCCCACCCTGGCCGGGCTTCCCGGCTATTTGCTCCTCCTGGTCATCCTCCTCCTTTGGCTCTTCCAGGAGCTCCGTCCGGGCTTCCCCCCCCAGGCGGAAGCGGGGGGCGTGGAGGTCTACTTCATGCCCCAGGAAGGGGAGGCCGCCAAGGCCCGGCTCATCGCCCTTATGGACGGGGCCAAGGAAAGCCTGGATGGGGCCTTCTACGAGTTTCGCGACCTGGAGATCGCCAAGGCCCTGCTCAGGGCCAAGGAGCGGGGGGTGAGGGTGAGGCTCTACGGGGAAAGCGACTACCGAAACGACTTCCGCCGCTACCTGGTGGGTGGGGCCTTAGGCCAGCAAGGGGAAACTCCCCGGGTGCCCCAGGCAGCCCTACGGGAACGCATCCGGCCTTTGTCCCTGGACTGCGAGGAAATCGTGGGGATTCCCGTGTGCTTTGACGAACGGGAAGGCTTCATGCACCACAAGTTCTTGGTGGTGGACGGGCAGGCGGTCTGGACGGGAAGCACCAACATGACCTGGAACGCCTTCGCCCGGAACAACGAAAACAGCCTCCTCCTACCTTCTTCCACCCTGGCCCAAGGCTATGCCCAGGAGTTCACCGCCCTCTTCGAGGGCATCAAAGAAGGTCTGGGGAAACCCGTGGCCTTCCACCTTTCCCCGGAAAAGGGCATTCCGGCCGAGGGCACCGCCTACTTCAGCCCGAAAGGAGGTGCTTTGGGCCGGGAGGCCATCTTGGAACGGCTTAGGGCTTCCAGGACGGAAATCCTGGTGGCGGCCTTCGTCCTCACGGACCGGGAGGTGGTGGAAGCCTTGGTCCAGGCTCAGAGGAGGGGAGTGGGGGTCCAGGTCCTCCTGGAAGCCCGCAACCTTGGGGATAGCCGGGAAGACGACCTCCTGCGGGCCGGGGTGGCGGTGCGGAAGGACGGCAACCCCTACACCCTCCACCACAAGGTGATGGTGATCGACGGAACCTTTGTCATCACGGGAAGCTACAACTTCACCGCCAGGGCCTGGCAGGTGAACAACGAGAACCTTCTGATCCTGCAAAGCCCCGCCCTGGCGGAACGCTACCGGGAGGAGATCCTAAGGCTATGGCGGGAAGGGCAACCCCTTTAG
- a CDS encoding pseudouridine-5'-phosphate glycosidase has product MAEALVALESALLTHGLPYPLNLRTAKALEEAVRAEGATPKTLALVQGEVRLGLSQEEMEALAQGGVEKASLWNLPALMVQKRSAGTTVAATVHLAHRHGIAVFATGGIGGVHPEPFDESADLLALARTPILVVSSGPKAILDLRATLERLETLGVSVVGYRTDRLPAFFSPSSPFPVPARVETPLEAALVLRKARELGLGAVLLVNPVSQGLPYEEVALWVEEANHQAAREGIFGKALTPYLLRRLSKLSQGETDRVNERLLLENARLAARVALALAGLE; this is encoded by the coding sequence ATGGCGGAAGCGTTGGTGGCCCTGGAGTCCGCTCTCCTCACCCACGGGTTGCCCTACCCCCTGAACCTGCGCACCGCTAAGGCCCTGGAGGAAGCGGTGCGGGCTGAGGGGGCCACTCCCAAGACCCTCGCCCTCGTGCAGGGAGAGGTGCGCCTCGGCCTTTCCCAAGAGGAGATGGAGGCCTTGGCTCAAGGGGGCGTGGAAAAGGCCAGCCTATGGAACCTGCCTGCCCTTATGGTCCAGAAGAGGAGCGCTGGAACCACGGTGGCGGCCACGGTCCACCTGGCCCACCGCCACGGGATAGCGGTCTTCGCCACCGGGGGGATCGGGGGGGTGCATCCCGAGCCTTTTGACGAGAGCGCCGATCTTCTGGCCCTGGCCCGCACTCCCATCCTGGTGGTTTCCTCGGGGCCCAAGGCCATCCTGGACCTGAGGGCTACCCTGGAGCGCTTGGAAACCCTGGGGGTTTCCGTGGTGGGCTACCGCACGGACCGCTTGCCCGCCTTCTTTTCTCCCTCCTCCCCCTTTCCCGTGCCCGCCCGGGTGGAAACCCCCCTCGAGGCCGCCCTCGTCCTCCGCAAGGCCCGGGAGCTGGGCCTGGGAGCGGTCCTCCTGGTGAACCCCGTTTCCCAGGGCCTGCCTTACGAGGAGGTGGCCCTTTGGGTGGAGGAAGCCAACCACCAAGCGGCCAGGGAGGGGATTTTTGGCAAGGCCCTTACGCCTTACCTCTTAAGGCGCCTTTCCAAGCTTTCCCAAGGGGAGACCGACCGGGTTAACGAGAGGCTTCTCCTGGAAAACGCCCGCCTGGCGGCCCGGGTGGCCCTGGCCTTGGCCGGGCTAGAATAG
- a CDS encoding DUF4388 domain-containing protein, whose amino-acid sequence MEGDFRLLGPIDWLQLLAQGGKTGVFAVEAEGGRGEVYLEQGRPVHAVFGEKVGREALLEVLALKEGRFRFLLSVRPPLGSLEGPLEVYLLQAIRLLDERVEVGLFDLVRLGSRAQAVQGTLDPVELSLLLAVGSGQSPLDLASRLTLPLGEVLRRLGHLARLRLVEVFPRVPRTARLRIALGRQGAQVEALLLSAWRGHYGPFQRVRVKAQKELLLPVEGAEGLGVEIRLAPELLLFHGLQVGEEVLVWPEV is encoded by the coding sequence ATGGAAGGCGATTTCCGCCTCTTAGGTCCCATTGACTGGCTGCAGCTCCTGGCCCAGGGGGGAAAGACGGGGGTTTTCGCCGTGGAGGCGGAGGGCGGGAGGGGGGAGGTGTACCTGGAGCAGGGCCGGCCTGTCCACGCGGTGTTTGGGGAGAAGGTGGGGCGGGAGGCCTTGCTGGAGGTGCTGGCGTTGAAGGAGGGGCGCTTTCGCTTTCTGCTTTCCGTGCGCCCTCCCTTAGGCTCTTTGGAAGGGCCCCTAGAGGTTTACCTCTTGCAGGCCATCCGCCTTCTGGATGAGCGGGTGGAGGTGGGTCTTTTTGACCTGGTTCGGCTTGGGTCCCGGGCCCAGGCGGTCCAAGGCACCCTGGACCCCGTGGAGCTTTCCCTCCTTTTGGCCGTGGGAAGTGGCCAAAGCCCCTTGGACCTGGCCTCCCGGCTCACCCTGCCCTTGGGAGAGGTTCTGAGGCGCCTGGGCCACCTGGCCCGGTTGCGCCTGGTGGAGGTGTTTCCCCGGGTGCCGCGCACGGCTCGGCTTCGGATAGCCCTGGGGCGCCAGGGGGCGCAGGTGGAGGCCTTGCTCCTTTCCGCTTGGCGGGGACATTACGGCCCCTTTCAGCGGGTAAGGGTGAAGGCCCAGAAGGAGCTACTCCTTCCGGTGGAGGGCGCGGAGGGTCTTGGGGTGGAGATCCGCCTTGCGCCGGAGCTGCTTCTTTTCCACGGGCTCCAGGTGGGGGAGGAGGTCTTGGTGTGGCCGGAAGTGTGA
- a CDS encoding RNA methyltransferase: MERTRIVLVEPQEPMNVGAVARAMRNFGLSRLYLVNPSPRVGPPWAREAYWLAVHAEEVLDRAVAVGGLGEALEGVSFVVATTGRPRELYPAPVVTAREVPAHVLSVRGEVALVFGRETFGLTNEELDLAHLIGTIPTAPEQPSLNLAQAVVVFAYELYQAWLQQGSTVSKEELADVAALEGFFADLGRYVLEIGFTDPHRHPYAMRRLRRIFHKARLSPGEVQLLRGLLHQSRYAIASPLKKEGTKGKDG; this comes from the coding sequence CTGGAACGCACGCGCATCGTCTTGGTGGAACCCCAGGAGCCCATGAACGTGGGGGCGGTGGCCCGGGCCATGCGGAACTTTGGCCTTTCGCGGCTTTACCTGGTGAATCCCTCGCCCCGGGTGGGACCTCCATGGGCCCGGGAGGCCTACTGGCTGGCGGTGCATGCTGAGGAGGTGCTGGACCGGGCGGTGGCGGTGGGAGGCCTCGGGGAGGCCCTCGAGGGGGTGAGCTTCGTGGTGGCCACCACGGGAAGACCCCGGGAGCTGTACCCGGCCCCGGTGGTGACGGCCCGCGAGGTGCCGGCCCACGTGCTTTCCGTAAGGGGAGAGGTTGCCCTGGTCTTTGGCCGGGAAACCTTTGGCCTCACCAACGAGGAGCTGGACCTGGCCCACCTCATCGGCACCATCCCCACCGCTCCCGAGCAGCCTTCCTTGAACCTGGCCCAGGCGGTGGTGGTCTTCGCCTACGAGCTTTACCAGGCCTGGTTGCAGCAGGGCAGTACGGTATCCAAGGAGGAACTGGCGGATGTGGCGGCTCTGGAGGGATTCTTCGCCGACTTGGGGCGGTATGTGCTGGAGATCGGGTTCACCGACCCCCATCGCCACCCCTACGCCATGCGCCGCCTGCGCCGCATCTTCCACAAGGCCCGGCTTTCCCCGGGGGAGGTGCAGCTTCTCAGGGGGCTTCTGCACCAAAGCCGGTATGCGATAGCCTCCCCCCTGAAAAAGGAGGGTACGAAGGGAAAGGATGGCTAG
- a CDS encoding response regulator — translation MATDYPGLLLLSRNDALRAYVDLVLSERGIPVRHFDLAREGLFWLLDHTPRYVLLDQDLDVDPFAVAARIRHVRRLKEVPLAVLIEPSEKHRTTAEVVRVKALEKPLTRDKLFRFLGLG, via the coding sequence GTGGCGACGGATTATCCGGGGCTTCTCCTATTAAGCCGCAACGATGCCCTGCGGGCTTATGTGGACTTGGTGCTTTCCGAGCGGGGCATCCCCGTCCGCCACTTTGACCTAGCCCGGGAAGGCCTCTTTTGGCTGTTGGACCATACGCCCAGGTATGTGCTTTTGGACCAGGATCTGGACGTGGATCCCTTTGCCGTGGCCGCGCGCATCCGGCATGTGCGCCGGCTTAAGGAGGTGCCCTTGGCGGTGCTCATAGAGCCTTCTGAGAAGCACCGGACCACCGCCGAGGTGGTGCGGGTGAAGGCCCTAGAAAAACCCCTCACCCGGGACAAGCTCTTTCGCTTTTTGGGTTTGGGGTAG
- a CDS encoding sensor histidine kinase yields MASHSLYRLVRLAQGLLPPLIAAVVVVFELALLPYRHVDSLLWLRLGFYGLVGPLVTYAVLEWIAQETLEKVRAERALEEANRRLLAAGRVFREALESENLEEAVSRIARALGETLGYPVALEAEGVHAGEECGGVRVELPGLKGHLEACPPEPERVFLEVLAHEVAGALQSVVARSRDRLTLFEVDQALKAEANLDRLLEGLLERIQAWAEAEGGGVLLLDEEGFLVPRVVRNLVLPSHPFLPDGVWKGSLEGPVFVDEETLALPLKARETVGVLVLKGKGLSRRIPFLSFLASQVALAVRNAQAYLRAEELAINEERTRIAREIHDGIAQSLAFMALKLDLAERLLSKDQETALKALNEVKETLRAQIREVRRSIFALRPIDLERYGFLESVRRYAQAFAEQAGFRVQLSLPEGVGLSQASELVLFRVLQEALTNAAKHGKPTRVEVELLPLGERGARLVVRDNGKGFQNAEAQGLGGFGLTQMRERVEARGGRFQVRSEPGKGTEVVAEVPY; encoded by the coding sequence ATGGCTAGCCACAGCCTGTACCGACTGGTACGCCTGGCCCAGGGGTTGTTGCCACCGCTGATCGCCGCGGTGGTGGTGGTCTTTGAGCTGGCCCTGCTGCCCTACCGGCACGTGGATAGCCTCCTCTGGCTACGGCTCGGCTTTTACGGCCTGGTGGGCCCTCTGGTCACCTATGCGGTGCTGGAGTGGATCGCCCAGGAGACCTTGGAAAAGGTGCGGGCGGAAAGGGCCTTGGAGGAGGCGAACCGCCGCCTTTTGGCGGCAGGGCGGGTGTTCCGCGAGGCCTTGGAGAGCGAGAACCTCGAGGAGGCGGTCTCCCGCATCGCCCGGGCTTTGGGGGAGACCTTGGGGTACCCCGTGGCCCTCGAGGCCGAGGGGGTGCATGCTGGGGAGGAATGCGGGGGGGTGCGGGTGGAGCTTCCGGGTTTGAAGGGGCACCTGGAGGCCTGCCCTCCGGAGCCGGAAAGGGTGTTTTTGGAGGTGCTGGCCCACGAGGTGGCGGGGGCCTTGCAATCCGTGGTGGCCCGGAGCCGGGACCGCCTGACCCTCTTTGAGGTGGACCAGGCCCTCAAGGCCGAAGCCAACCTGGACCGCCTCCTGGAAGGGCTTCTGGAGCGGATCCAGGCCTGGGCGGAGGCGGAAGGGGGCGGGGTTCTCCTGCTGGACGAGGAAGGGTTCCTGGTGCCCCGGGTGGTGCGGAACCTGGTTCTACCCTCCCATCCTTTCCTGCCGGATGGGGTTTGGAAGGGGAGCCTCGAGGGGCCGGTGTTCGTGGACGAGGAAACCTTGGCCCTGCCCTTAAAGGCCCGGGAGACGGTGGGGGTGCTGGTTCTCAAGGGCAAGGGCCTTTCCCGGCGCATCCCTTTCCTCTCCTTCCTGGCCTCCCAGGTGGCCTTGGCGGTGCGCAACGCCCAGGCCTACCTCCGGGCGGAGGAGCTCGCCATCAACGAGGAGCGCACCCGCATTGCCCGGGAGATCCACGACGGCATCGCCCAGAGCCTGGCCTTCATGGCCTTGAAGCTGGATTTGGCGGAAAGGCTCCTTTCCAAGGATCAGGAAACCGCCTTAAAGGCCTTGAACGAGGTGAAGGAAACCCTTAGGGCGCAGATCCGGGAGGTGCGCCGGAGCATCTTTGCCCTAAGACCCATTGACCTGGAGCGCTACGGCTTCCTGGAATCGGTGCGCCGCTACGCCCAGGCCTTTGCCGAGCAGGCGGGCTTTCGGGTGCAGCTTTCCCTGCCGGAGGGGGTGGGGCTTTCCCAGGCCAGCGAGCTGGTTCTTTTCCGGGTTTTGCAGGAGGCCCTCACCAATGCTGCCAAGCACGGTAAGCCCACCCGGGTGGAGGTGGAACTCCTTCCCTTGGGGGAACGAGGGGCCAGGCTCGTGGTCCGGGACAACGGGAAGGGGTTCCAAAACGCCGAGGCTCAGGGTTTAGGCGGGTTCGGCCTCACCCAGATGCGGGAACGGGTAGAGGCCCGGGGTGGGCGTTTCCAGGTGCGTTCAGAGCCGGGAAAGGGTACGGAGGTGGTGGCGGAGGTTCCTTACTGA
- the mreC gene encoding rod shape-determining protein MreC, with product MREVALRRSLFLFLLALGLAMAALTRPLAPRLALTLSPLTAPLPALGHRLGQNLRAASAFLLNRQDLYGENRALKAQLAQLESENRRLRLEVERLSRALRVRASQAPGVVAVAPVVGEDLSGLYRRLILGLGERDGLRVGMPVTAPEGLVGLIVEVEERRALVRTLLDPESQVGVRPEKVPGRGVARGVPPDHLVAEFPPTVQVAPGDLLLTGAPLGLFPDGIPVGRVERIERVQGGLKLRAWVKPLVELSLLEEVIVLRPL from the coding sequence GTGAGGGAAGTGGCCTTGCGGCGAAGCCTCTTCCTCTTCCTCCTGGCCTTGGGCCTGGCCATGGCGGCCCTAACGCGCCCCCTTGCCCCCCGCCTCGCCCTCACCCTTTCCCCCCTCACCGCCCCCCTGCCCGCCCTGGGCCACCGCCTGGGGCAGAACCTGCGGGCTGCCTCCGCCTTTCTCCTAAACCGCCAGGACCTCTACGGGGAAAACCGCGCCCTGAAGGCCCAGCTCGCCCAGTTGGAAAGCGAAAACCGCAGGCTTCGCCTCGAGGTGGAGCGCCTTTCCCGGGCCCTCAGGGTGCGGGCCTCGCAGGCCCCAGGGGTGGTGGCGGTGGCCCCGGTGGTGGGGGAGGATCTCTCTGGCCTTTACCGCCGCCTGATCCTGGGCCTAGGGGAGCGGGATGGCCTCCGGGTGGGCATGCCGGTGACCGCCCCGGAGGGACTGGTGGGGCTCATCGTGGAGGTGGAGGAACGCCGGGCCCTGGTGCGCACCCTCCTGGACCCGGAAAGCCAGGTGGGCGTGCGGCCGGAAAAGGTCCCGGGGCGGGGAGTGGCCCGGGGTGTTCCCCCTGACCACCTGGTGGCGGAGTTTCCCCCCACGGTCCAGGTGGCTCCGGGAGATCTCCTGCTCACCGGAGCTCCCTTGGGCCTTTTCCCGGACGGGATCCCCGTGGGCCGGGTGGAACGCATCGAGCGCGTCCAAGGCGGTTTAAAGCTACGGGCTTGGGTCAAGCCTCTGGTGGAGCTTTCCCTACTGGAGGAGGTTATCGTGCTGAGGCCCTTATGA
- a CDS encoding Maf family protein, which translates to MAGRATPLVLTLASGSPRRRALLEALGFPLRVVPPRVEEAGEDLPQDPRELALALARRKGEEVPGEWVLAADTVVDLDGRVLGKPRDRVENHLFLRLLSGRTHQVHTAIYLRTPQDLVVEVHTARVRFRHFSEEEIAWYVQSGEGLDKAGGYGAQGLGMALLEGIEGDFYTVVGLPVARVFVLLWERGFKP; encoded by the coding sequence ATGGCGGGAAGGGCAACCCCTTTAGTGCTGACCCTGGCCTCGGGAAGCCCTAGGCGCAGGGCGCTCCTCGAGGCCCTGGGCTTTCCCCTTAGGGTGGTGCCCCCTAGGGTGGAGGAAGCTGGGGAAGACCTTCCCCAAGACCCCAGGGAGCTGGCCCTAGCCCTGGCCCGGCGCAAAGGGGAGGAGGTGCCGGGGGAGTGGGTGCTGGCGGCGGACACCGTGGTGGACCTGGACGGCCGGGTTCTCGGCAAACCCAGGGATCGGGTGGAAAACCACCTTTTCCTCCGCCTCCTTTCCGGCAGAACCCACCAGGTCCACACCGCCATTTACCTGCGCACCCCTCAGGACCTGGTGGTGGAGGTGCACACCGCCCGGGTGCGCTTCCGCCACTTTTCCGAGGAGGAAATCGCTTGGTACGTGCAAAGCGGGGAAGGGCTGGACAAGGCCGGAGGCTACGGAGCCCAAGGCCTGGGAATGGCCCTCCTGGAGGGAATCGAGGGGGATTTCTACACGGTGGTGGGCCTGCCCGTGGCCCGGGTCTTTGTCCTCCTCTGGGAAAGGGGGTTTAAGCCGTGA
- the mreD gene encoding rod shape-determining protein MreD has product MMGILLLLTLVLSGFLGALWPQGLMAPDLFLVLALLYARSLPYYLGLPWAFFLGLVQDLLGYGLLGLHAVGLLSASYAFYAASRRLAPGETPGVLFSFLWAFLAKWAGYFLVAYWLRLELPSLLPLDLLLEGLFTFPLLLLAWRLLPSPRRP; this is encoded by the coding sequence ATGATGGGGATCCTTCTCCTCCTCACCCTTGTGCTCTCCGGATTCCTAGGAGCCCTCTGGCCCCAGGGGTTGATGGCCCCTGACCTCTTCCTGGTCCTGGCCCTCCTTTATGCCCGTAGCCTTCCCTATTACCTGGGCCTCCCTTGGGCCTTTTTTCTTGGACTTGTGCAAGACCTCCTGGGCTACGGGCTTTTGGGCCTCCATGCGGTGGGGCTCCTGAGCGCCAGCTACGCCTTCTATGCGGCAAGCCGCCGGCTGGCCCCGGGAGAGACCCCTGGGGTTCTCTTTTCCTTTTTGTGGGCCTTTTTGGCCAAGTGGGCGGGCTACTTTCTGGTGGCCTACTGGCTCCGCCTGGAGCTTCCTTCCCTCTTGCCTCTGGACCTTCTCCTCGAGGGCCTCTTCACCTTCCCCTTGCTCCTCCTGGCCTGGCGCCTTCTGCCCTCCCCCCGACGACCATGA
- a CDS encoding fructosamine kinase family protein, which produces MDPGKLLERAGLEAKGVPQPLYGGDISRVYRLGAYVVKLAPNPPPGLFPAEARGLRALAERGVRVPRVFFAAEEGLVLEYLPEGPADWEGLARMLVELHRQREASYWAEAEFLGTFPLPGGEGSDWTEFFFLRCIEPLLQATWDRLEGLGPRVEALFQRPLPAEGPAPLHGDLWHGNVRFTPEGPALLDPSFFVGERGVDLAMMRLFGGFPQAFWQAYRALYPIPEEVEEALPRYQVYYLLAHVHFFGKGYLGSLWKAISAS; this is translated from the coding sequence ATGGACCCCGGGAAACTCCTTGAACGGGCGGGGCTTGAGGCCAAGGGTGTGCCTCAGCCCCTTTACGGCGGGGATATTTCCCGGGTGTACCGCCTGGGGGCCTACGTGGTGAAACTGGCGCCCAACCCTCCTCCAGGCCTCTTCCCCGCGGAAGCCCGGGGGCTTAGGGCCCTGGCCGAGCGGGGGGTGCGGGTGCCCCGGGTGTTCTTTGCGGCGGAGGAGGGGCTAGTCCTGGAGTATTTACCGGAAGGACCCGCTGATTGGGAAGGCTTGGCCCGCATGCTGGTGGAGCTACACCGGCAGCGCGAGGCCTCGTATTGGGCGGAGGCAGAGTTTTTAGGCACCTTTCCCTTGCCTGGTGGAGAGGGGAGCGACTGGACGGAGTTCTTCTTTTTGCGGTGCATAGAGCCCCTTTTGCAGGCCACCTGGGACCGCCTCGAGGGCCTTGGACCCAGGGTGGAAGCTCTCTTTCAAAGGCCTCTACCCGCCGAGGGCCCTGCACCCCTGCACGGGGATCTTTGGCACGGCAACGTCCGCTTTACCCCGGAGGGACCGGCCCTGCTGGACCCTTCCTTTTTCGTGGGGGAACGGGGGGTGGATTTGGCCATGATGCGCCTCTTCGGAGGGTTTCCCCAGGCTTTCTGGCAGGCTTACCGGGCTCTTTACCCCATTCCGGAGGAGGTGGAGGAGGCCCTGCCCCGGTACCAGGTTTACTACCTCCTGGCCCATGTCCACTTCTTCGGCAAGGGCTACCTCGGTTCCCTATGGAAGGCGATTTCCGCCTCTTAG